The following DNA comes from Paludisphaera rhizosphaerae.
TGCTGGAGGCCCAGGTGTAGTTCGACTGGCCGGACATGGAGACGGCGGCGTACGAGGGGAGGGACGGCGAGGTGCCGGCGACGTCGTAGCCGTCGGCCCCGTAGGCCCCGATCCAGCCGCCTTGCGTGATCGCGTCGCCCCCAGCGTAAGTCGCAGCCGGACTCCCGACCGCTGTGGGCGGGGCGACGACGGAGAAGGACGTCGACGCGGTGAGCGATCCCACCGAGGCGGTGACGATGACAGGGCCGACGACGGTCGCCGTGAATAAGCCGGAGGCGTCGACCGCACCCACGGAGGCCGTCCAGTCGAAGGCCGGCTGGGAGGTCATCCCAACGTCGAACTGGTCGAACGCAGTCGCCGTCAGTTGGGCGGTCTGCCCCTGGACCACCGGCCCGGGGATTGTGGCTACCACCACCTTCGTCAGCACCTGCCCGACCGTCACGTCCAGCGCTTTGACGACGGTGCGGCCGCTCACGTCTTGGATGGTGAGAAGGAAGCGATAGTTTCCCGTCTGGTAGAAGGTGACGACGGAGTTCTTGGCTGCGTTAGTCCCGTTCGCGGAGAATGTCGGCTTCGGCGTCTCCTGGGCCGGGAGGGCCGTGATCGACCAGGTGTAGGTCAGGCTCGGTTCACCGTACGCGGAGCCCCCGAGAGTCGAGAGACTCGCGGTCTTCCCCGTGGCGGCCACGATCGCCGTGGGTGGAATCGCGATCGACGGGCCGGTCGTTTCGATCGCGCCGAGGGTAGGCGCTGCGTTGATTGGATTGCCCCGGATGTCTTGGCCGCCGTTGTTCGCGATGGGCACGCCCGCCCCGACGGCCGGAGACCCCGTCCCGGGTTGATAGAAGGAGCCGACGATGTCCAATCCGTCCCAACTCTGGCCCGGGAGAGCCAGGATCGGGTCAGCGAGAATCGAATTGCTCGCTCCGGGAGGGGCCGCCGTCCCAGTGAAGAGGTTGTGGTCGAAAAAGAAGGGGTTGGATTGTGCCCCTTGCGTGTTGATCTGACTTATCGTGCCGAATGGGCTAAGAAAAATGTTGTTGTAGAACTTGACGTTAAGGTCGACGGGCGAGCCCCACCACCACCACATCTGTATATTGAGCGCCTCGAATTCGTTGTAGAATGTATTGTTGTAAACAAGGAGATTCTTGCCCATGATGCGGAAGAGCCCTGCCCCTTCCGATGGACTCATGCCAATGCCGTCGTTCCGGCTGATGTTGTATCGTACCACGCAGAGGTCGCCCGGCGCGCCCAGGAGAGAAGTGTAGGTCGTCTCCATGAAGCCGCCGGCGTTGTCGTGGGAATAGTTGTACTGGAAATAAAACGTGCCGGAGCAGCCGTTGTCGAGATCGAACGCCTGCGAATCGCCGTTCTTCGAAGCCGCGGTGTAGGCCACCTCGTTGTATTCGATGGTTCCGCCGTTGCACATGAGGAGGAATAGGCCTATGTAGATAACCTCGGGAGCTTCTCCCTCGGGGCCATTCGCTCCGACGTTGTAAATCGTGTTGCGGCCGATGTAGGGGTTGACCGAGTAATCGACCTCGATGGCGCCGAAGGCGGACCGGTCGATGTAGTTTCCCGTGACCGAAACGCCCGTGCTGAGCGGACTCGTGGAATTGTTCGCGCCCTGAACCCAGATGCCTTCGCCTCCGACGTCCGTGATCGTATTATCTGCAATCGTCACGTCGCTTATCGGTCCGGCCCAACCAAACACCCAGATGGCGCCGTTGGTTTGATTGGTGAAGCCCATCGTCCCCATCTGCGAGATGTCCAATCGCTCGAGGCGCACGCCACGCATCTCGGTCGCGCTTCCGTTGAGGATCTCCACGGCGCAGCCGCCCCCCCGAAACGCCAGATCCTGAAACGACCAGTACTGCATCATGCCGTTCCACTGATCGCTGCTGTAGAAGAGCGTGGCCTGGCGGTCGACTCCTAGAAACAGAGGTTTCGCGCCATCGCCGTACATGCCGACCGTGATCCAGGCGTCGCTGGTTCCCGTACCTCGGGGCTTCAACTGGCCGGACCAGGCCTCTCCCGCCTTGAAGAGGACCGTATCGCCCGCGTGGAATGTCGTCGCGTTGAACTTGTCGAGAGACTTCCAGGGGGCCGTCGTCCCGTTATTTCGATCGTTCCCCGCCACCGAATCGAAGTAGTAAGTCGTGAGCAATCGGCGTTCCTCAAGAGCCTCGACCAAACCGACGCCCGGCGAGACCCGACGAGTTCGCGAGATTCGAGGTCGCAGCAAGCGGATGCGATGCCCAAACAGCATGGTGACGCCCTCGTGGATTGTTGGAGTCTCTGTCGATGCGGCGAGCGCGTGCAGCGATACAAGCATCCGAAATCGGGTGCGTCCACTGATGCCACTGACGGCTTTGATTTGGTGTGGCGTCGAGATTAAGCGGTAGCAGGGTGATTACTCAAGGATATCCTGATTTTTCACAACTTGGATATGTGCGCAAGGCCGCGCGGCTAGCAATTGCTGCATCACAGCAGTCTTGGCGAGGTCCTAAGGGGTCGAAATTAATGAGTAATTGAATAGCGCCGAGCAGTGCTCAGTGAAGCAATCGTCGGTGTCAGGCAGGCATGCGTGTGGGGTGGTTCAAGAGCTGGCTATGCTCTGGCGCAAGCCTTGTCCCTCTGCGGCAAAGCCGTTTGGTGCGTATTAATATGGACTCGGCGCTCGATCTGATCCCAAGTGGTTTTGTGTGTAGTGATTGGTTTGTGTTGCCGGTATTCAGTTGCCATTGAAGCCGAATTGAGTCATCTGGCCTTGGAAACTTAGGACGTGATTTGCGAGTTGGCCAGGCTGTCGTCAAAGGTTGTGTGCGTGAGTTGTGTGCGGGATTTGATTCAGGCGGCGTTCTGGACCTCGACATCGTCGAAGAACTCGACGCCCGTGGTAGGGCGATTCCACGGTTAGGGTTCAGCAAAACAACATGTTGTGACACGTTCTGGTCTTTCGTGAGCATCAAGCGGCGAGCCGCCGCAGCCTGTCGGCGGCGGCTCGATTTTCTACTCCGGATGGGCCGGTCCGCATAAAGGCGGGGATTTCCCCGGACAGGATTTCGGGGCGCCAGGCCCGGCGTTTGTCGGTGTGGCGCCGCAGGTCGGCTTGTCCCGCGGCGACTTGGTGCGGTTCGCGATCGGTCAACGATCCTGGCTTTGGAACCTCGCGTGGACCGACCTGATTGGGGAGATCATCGCGAATCCGTCGAAGTCGGGGTAAACTAGCGTCGTTGGGACATCCGCACTGGATTCCCTGAAGGCCGTCGGATTCACTGGAGTCGTGAAGCGGAATCCGGCGCTCGGCGACCAAGGATTTGGGCCTACTTCCCTCCAGGGGCCGTCCCGGGGTTCTTGGCCTGTCTCCTTGGCTCGTGTGTGCATGGTTTCCCGAGTCCGATACCTCTCTCCTCAATCCCACCAGGAACCAGGCCTCGATGCTCAGCGCTGCCCTGATCCTGCTCGCCGCGTCCAACCTCGCGACGGTGGATGAGCCTGTTGATTTCGCCCACGAGGTCCTCCCCCTGCTGCGTGAGCGTTGCGCCTCGTGCCATGCCAATGGCAAGGCCAAGGGCGACCTCTCGATGGATACGCGGGAGACCCTGATCAAGTCGAAGGTCGTCGTGCCGGGCAAGAGCGGCGAGAGCGAACTCATGAGCCGGGTTCTGGAGAAGGACCCCGAGTTGAGGATGCCTCCCAAGGGGCCGCCCCTCTCGGAAAAGCAAACGGCGACCCTGCGTCGCTGGATCGACGGCGGCCTGGTCTGGCAGGAGGGCTTCTCGTTCGCCAAGTCCGGCGCTGGCCTGCCGATCAAGCCTCGGAAGCCGGAACTGCCGCCGGCGGTCAACGGCCGGACCAATCCGATCGACCGTATCGTCGACGCTTACTTCGCTGGTCGCAAGGTCTCCCCGCCCACCGCGCTGGACGATGCGGCCTTCGCCCGTCGGGTGTGGCTCGACCTCGTCGGCCTGACGCCGACTCCGGCGGAACTCGACGCCTTCCTCGTGGGAGCGTCGCCCAACGCTCGCGAGCGGCTCGTCCGGGATCTCCTCGACGACGGCCAGAAGTACGCCGAGCACTGGCTGACCTTCTGGAACGACCTGCTCCGCAACGACTACGAGGGGACCGGCTACATCGACGGCGGTCGCAAGGCGATCACCGCCTGGCTCTATCGCTCGCTCCGAGAGAACAAGCCCTACGACAAATTCGTCCACGAACTCATCAGCCCCACTCCCGACTCCGAGGGGTTCATCAAGGGGATCAAGTGGCGCGGGGTTGTGAATGCCAGCCAGGTGCCGGAACTCCAGTTCGCCCAGAACGTCGGCCAGGTTTTCCTCGGCCTGAACCTCAAGTGCGCCTCTTGCCACGACAGCTTCATCGACTCCTGGAAGCTGGAAGACACCTACGGGCTGGCGGCCGTCATCGCGGATTCGCCGCTGGACGTCTATCGCTGCGACAAGCCGACGGGGGTCAAATCCCAGGTCAAGTTCCTGTTCCCCGACCTGGGCTCGATCGATCCCGCGCAACCTCGGAACGAGCGTTTACGGCGGCTCGCCGACCTGCTGATCACTCCCGAAGACGGCCTGTTCGCGAGGACGATCGTCAACCGCCTGTGGCACCGGCTGATGGGGAGGGGGATCGTCCACCCGGTCGACGTGATGGGGAACAAACCCTGGAGCGCCGACCTGATCGACTTCCTCGCCTCCGACCTCGTCGAGCACGACTACGACCTGAAGCGGACCCTCGAACTGATCGCGACATCGCACATCTACGCCTCGAAGTGCGTAGAAGAGGTTGCGGAGGAATCGGGGTCTTCCTACGTCTTCCGGGGGCCGACGGCTCGCCGGATGACCGCGGAGCAATTCATCGACGCGATCTGGCGGATCACCGACACCGCCCCGCCGAAGATGACCGCCAAGGTGGAGCGAGGCTTCGAGCCCATCCGCGCCGCGCTGGTGGTCTCGGACCCGCTGATGCGGTCGCTGGGCCGCCCCAACCGCGAACAGGTGGTCTCCACCCGTCCCGAGGATCTCAGCACCTTGCAGGCGCTCGACCTGACCAACGGCCAGACGTTCGCCGACCTGCTGACCCGGGGGGCACGGTCGATCCGAGCGACCGGGGCGTTCCCCGACGCCGACTCACTCGTTGACTGGCTCTACCGCGCTGCGCTGAGCCGACGACCGACCGACATCGAACGCACCGAGGCGCGGGCGATCCTCGGGACGGAAATGACGGACGAGGGGCTCGCCGACCTGCTGTGGACCCTCTTCATGCTGCCCGAGTTTCAGTTGATCCGGTGAGCCGACGAGCCAGGAGTTCTCTCATGACCCGACGCGACGACTCTCTCCGCGCGATCCACTCGGATCTCGACCGCCGCAGCTTCATGGCGAGCATGGCCGCCGCCTCGCTCGCCGCGATGGCCGCCGGCGAGCCCCGGCTGGTCCGGGCCGACGAAGCCGGCGAGCCGATCAAGCATCCCGAGCCGACCGCCGACTGCTGCATCCTCCTCTGGATGGGGGGCGGGATGGCGGCTCCCGAGACCTTCGACCCCAAGCGGTACGCCCCCTTCGAGGTTGGGCTGGCGTCCGACAAGATCCTCAGCACCTTCCCGGCGATCGACACGAGCCTTGACGGCGTCCAGATCTCGCAAGGGCTGGAGCATGTCGCCCAGGTGATGGACCGCGCGACCCTGATCCGGTCGCACGTTCAGCCCGACCTCGGCAACATCCTCCACTCCCGTCACCAATATCACTGGCACACGGGATACGTCCCGCCGCAGACGGTGGCCGCGCCTCACATCGGGGCGTGGATGGCCAGGGTGCTCGGTCCTCGCAATCCAGCGATCCCGGCGTTCATCGACGTCGGCCAGCGTCTGGAGGGGAATGGGGAGAAGGAAGAGCTAAAGGCCTTCCACACCGCCGGTTTCCTTGGCACGGAGTACGGCCCGTTCTTGCTCCCCCATCCTGACCAGGCCGTCGAGTCCGTCCGTCCCCCCAAGGGGATGGACGCCGAGCGGTTCTCGTCCCGCTACCGCCGCTTTCGCGAACTGGTCAAGCAGAGCCCGATGGGGAGCGCCGGATCGGAGTATCAGCAGGAATCGATGCTCCGCGCCATCGAGAACGCTGACCGCCTGCTCAACTCGCCCGACCGCCGGGCCTTCGACCTGGCGCTCGAGCCCAAGGACTCGTACGATCGGTACAACACGGGGCGGTTCGGCCTGGGCTGCCTGCTGGCCCGTCGGCTCGCCGAGGCTGGCGCCCGGTTCATCGAGGTGACAACCGAGTACGTCCCGTTCCTGCACTGGGACACTCATGAGAACGGCCACGCGACCTATGCTCGGCTGAAGTCGGAGATCGACCGGCCGATCGCCCAACTCGTCCTGGACCTGGAGGCGCGCGGCCTGCTTGACCGCACGCTGATCGTCCTCGCCAGCGAGTTCAGCCGCGACATGATGATCGAGGGCGTCCCCGGCAGCACGGCCAGGGACCAGTCGCGGGCCAAGGCCGAGGTGATGGAGAAGCCGATCCACTACGGCCTCCACCGGCATTTCACCGGCGGAAGCTCCGTGGTCCTCTTCGGCGGCGGCATGAAGCGAGGGTACGTCCACGGGGCCACCGCCCCTGAGCGTCCCTGCTTCGCGTTCAAGGATCCCGTGACGGTCACCGACCTCCACGCCACGATCCTGACCGCCATGGGGATCTCCCCCAAGACGGCCTTCGACATCGAGAAGCGGCCCTTCTACGCCACCGAGGACGGCAAGGGCAAGGCGGTCCGCGACCTCTTCGCCTGACCGCCCCGCGTCGTTACGCCTGTTCGCCCAGGGGTGTCGGAAAGACCAGCGACTCGGCCTCTTCGGGCTGCTCGTCCTCCTCCATTTCTCCCGTCGTGACCAGGCCGACCGACGCAAGGATGACGATCATGGCCGTCCAGGCGGCGGCCGTGATCGGCTCGTGCTCCACCAGGCTGCCCAGGAGAACGGCGACCACCGGGTTGACGTAGGCGTAGGTTCCCAGCCGCGCCGGGGACGTTGCCGTGATGAGCCAGCCGTAGGCCGTGTAGCCGAGCAGCGAGCCGAAGACGATCAGATAAACCCAGGCCGCCGCCGAGGCTGCCGAGACGTTGGCCGCGTGAAAGGTCTGGGCCTCGCCGCGAAGCAGGCCGAGCGTGACCAGGGTCGCGCCGCCGGCCAGCATCTGCATGCCCGTCGAGAGCGCCGTCGAGTCCGGCAAGGCCGCCTCGCGGAGGTAAAGCGAACCGACGGCCCAGGAGAAGGCGGCCAGGATGATCGCCAGCGAGCCGATCAGCATCATCCCGCCGGCGTCGCCCTCGCCGCCCCCCGGCAAGACCAACGCGCCGACGCCCGCAAGCCCGATGGCCAATCCCGCCGTGATCCTCGCCCCGGGACGTTGGCCCCCGAAGAAGGCCCAGGAGGTCAGCACGAGCCACAACGGCTCGGACGCGATCAGCAGCGCCGTGATGCTCGACGGGACGAACTGCTCCGCCCAGGTGACGCAGCCGTTGCCGACGGCCAGCATCAGGACGCCGCCCACCGCGGCCCGTCGCCACTGCCCCGCCGACGGGAAAGCCGAGCCTCGGGCCAGCGACAGGCCGCAGAGGATCGAGCCGGCGACCAGGAAACGCGACCCCGCCATGAGCAGAGGCGGGAGCGTCTTCAGGCCGATCCGGATCGCCAGGTAGGTCGATCCCCAGACCATGTACACGATCGCAAAGGCCGCGATGAGCAGCCACGTCCGACGTTCAAATCGCATCACCCTGTCCCTCGGACGTTCCCGGGATCGGGACCGTCGCCGTTTCCTTCAGCGTCTCCATGACGATGGTCGTTCGCGTCGACCGGATCGAGGGAATGACGCCGATCTTCTCCCGCAGCAGCTTGCCCAACGCCTCAACGTCCGACGTCCGGATCTTGATGAGGTAGCAGTCCTCCCCCGCGATGTGGTGGACCTCCTGCACCTCGGGGATCGCCGCCAGCACCTGGGCCGACGCCACCCCCCCCACCGGGTCGTCCGACTTCACGAACGTGAACGCCACGAGCCCATACCCGAGCTTCCGCGCATCGACCCGCGCCTCATACCCGCGCAGGAGCCCGCGCTCCTCCAGCTTCTTCACCCGCTCCAGTACCCCGGAGGGCACCATTCCCACTCTTCGGGCGAGTTCTGCATTGGTGATCCGGGCTTCGGTCTGAAGATAATTCAGAATTTGGCGGTCGATGTCGTCGATCATTCGGCTAGGTCCTCGGATCTGAGAATTCTGACCGACGGAAGCATTTCTGTCAACGCCGAGGTTCTTGATTTGCACGATTCCGCCGAACATCATTCGCCGAATCTTTGTTCCGTGGGATGATCGTTCGCGTTTGCTAGACTAATCGGAGTGATTTCAGGTTCGCGGAAGCCCCGAAAGGCGGGCGAACCGAACGTGGCGCTGAGATGTCCGGTTACTCCGAGCGAGCCCGCCCCGGGACGTGAATCCTTATTTCAAGGCCCTGTCCGATGTACGTACCAGCCACGTTTCGCGAGTCCGACCCGACGAAGCTCCGCGCATTCATGCGGGAGAACAGCTTCGCCACGCTGGTCACGCAGGGGGAGGAGGGGCTGACGGCCTCGCACCTGCCGCTGCTCCTCGACGCCGAGGTCGGGCCGCACGGCCGGCTGTTCGGGCACATGGCCAGGGCCAACCGCCAGTGGCGGGGCGTCTCGGGCGAGGCCATGGCCGTGTTCGCCGGGCCGCACGTCTACGTCTCGCCCTCCTGGTACGAGGCGGAAGGAACCGTCCCGACCTGGAACTACGTCGCCGTTCACGCCTACGGGACGTTCGAGATCGTCGAGGACCGCGAGGGCCTGCTGGACATCCTCCGACGCTCGGTCCTCGCCTACGAATCGCCCCGGCCTAAACCCTGGACGTTCGACGAGTCGCACCCCGCGATCGAGGGCATGCTCAAGGCGATCGTCGGCTTCCGAATCGAGATCAGCCGCATCGAGGGGAAGTGGAAGCTCAACCAGAACCATCCCGAGGAGCGCCGGCGCAAGGTCGTCGGAGCCCTGGAGGTTCGGGCCGACAAGGACTCGCAGGAGATCGCCCGGCTGATGCGGGAATCATTGGAAGGTTGAAAGCCCAACGCCTCACGAGAAGCGAGTGCGTCTCCAAAGCACCATCCCGCCGACCGCGAGGAAGACCAGCGAGAACGCCGAGAGCACGGCCATCCAGTGATAATCCATGGCGATCGCCGGGCTCGAGGCATTCAGTCCGAGCCATACGAAAATCGCCAGCGCCCCGGCCACGATCAGGAACTCCCACCAGGGACGACGCCCCGATGCGGTTTCAGTCGCTTCTTCCCCACCCACCGCGGCGGCGACCTCAACGGGGTCCAGACCGTAGCGGCGGCATTCGCGTTCCATCGCGAGCCGCCATGAGGCCTGCTCGGAAGCCGGCGCTTCGGCCAGGCCGATCGCGACGGCCCCGGCGATCATGACCAGCGAGCCGCCGACGACCAGCATGCGAGCCTCGGTGCTCAACGCGGCCAACTCGCCGAAGACGAGGGCACCCCACGCCAGGCCCCAAAGCTGGTTCGTGTTCGAGAGCGGGATCCCCCGGCCAATGCCGATGTACTTCGCCGCGTACTGCTGGAAGAGGTCGCCCAGAACCCAGCAGAACCCGCCCAGAAACAGCCAGAAAAGCGACGGCATCGCGCGGCTCAACTCGGTTTGAAGGCCGCCCACGCCTCCCTGGTAGATCAGGGCGAGAGGCAGGGTCGTCCCCAATTCGCCGACCGTGAACACGGTGACGAACGAGAGCGGGTTCATGCCGCTGATGTAGGCCTTACGATAGGGGATATACATCGTCCCCCAGAGAACGCCCGCCCCCAACGCCGCGAGGATCCCGCGCGTCCGGGCACCCTCGGCGATGGTGGCGCTGGAATGCTGCGTCGCGTAGGCCAGCAGGCATGCGCCGATGACGATCGCGCCGGCGCCGCCGAGAACCTTGGCCCAGTCCTTCGTCTCCGACCCGCGAAGCTCGTTGAACAGCAGCCAGCCCCAGAACAGGCCGATCAGGCTGTTGGTATTCCAGAGCGGAAAGGCGATGGAGAGGCCGACGTCGCGGATTGCGAAGACCGTCAGCGTGTTGGCCACCGCCCAGAGCATCCCCGCGAGGATCGCCCAGACGATCAGGTGGGGCCTGGCCTTCAGGTCGCTCGCCAGCGAGTGCGTCCCCCGCAGCATGACGGGGACTGTCCAACGGGCGACGAACACTCCGGCGACCATCCCCAGCGAGACGATGAACGGCGTGAGCCCCGCGGCGACGAGCTTCGTCGGAGCCTCCGCCGCTCCCAACCAGGCCCCGGCGGCCAGCCCGCTGGTCACGCCCACGCCGTGCAACGACCTCGGCGCGCGCACTTCGACTTCCGGGGACTGAATCGTCATAGTTTCACTTCAGCATGGAGAGGAGCGCCAGCCCGCCGGCCAGCACGACGACCGGGATCCAGAATTGAACGTCGCTGAATACGGCCTTCGCGTTCGAGATCTTCACGACCAGACACCTATGATCGTAAGGACGAAGGACGCCAGGATGAAGTAGAGGGCGGCAGCGGCGATGGAGATGAGCCCGGTCCAGACATAGCGGAGAATCGGGTTGCGCGTCGCTCGATAGACCTTCTGGTTGACGACCCAGGCGCCGGCCCCACATCCACCGCCGATCCCTCCGCCCACGACAACGAGGACGAGCGGGAGCGCGAGCCAGGCCTGAACGTACCAGGGCAATTTGGGTTCCGCCGCCGTCTCCTCTGTAGTGACGGCGGCCGTCGAGGACGGGGATTCTTCGTCGGTCATGGAGCCTCCGGGATCGACTCACCAGGCGAGCTGCGCCGGGAAGTACTCGGCGATCAACTCCTGGTAGTAAGGCGTCAGGGCCTTGACGTCGGGCTTGGTGTGGCCCTTGGAGTACAGGTCGTACGGGTTGAACTTGCGGACCCACTCCAGCAGGCGACGGTCCTTCTCGTTCGTCAGGTGCGTGTACGCCCCGGCGCGGTGCCAGGCGTAGAACGAGTGGTACCGGATCATCGCCAGACCTTCCTCGGGGAGGTAGTCCTTCACGACGTTGTAAAGGTACTCGTCGTGGCCCCACGAGAGATGGACCTCGTCCAGGCCGCAGCCTTCCCGGTAGATGCCGCAGGGCGTCTGATATTCGGCGACCTTCGAATCCGGGTTGTCGGCGAAGAACTCGGGGAAAACGATCTCCTCAGAGTAGGCGCAGCCAACGGGGAACGTGTCGCCGACGACCGCCCACTGGGGCTCGCCGAAGAGGCAGAGGATCTTCCCCAGATCGTGGACGAGCCCGGTGAGGATGAACCAGCGGGGATGGCCGTCGGCGCGGATGGCCTCGGCCGTCTGCATCAGGTGCTCGATCTGGGAGAGATCCGTATCCGGGTCGCTGTCGTCGACCAGCGTGTTGAGGAACTCCATCGCCTCCCAGACGCCCATCACCTTGCGCTGACGCGGCAAGTACTCGCGCTTCTTGGCGAGCACGAAGTCGAGCGTCTGGTTGGTGTGCTGGAGCTTGTAGAACTCCCGGACGCCGGCCCGGACGTTCTTGCGGTAGTCGCGGAACTCAGACTCCTTCTTGCCCTCGCGGGTGAGCGGCGCGTCGGCCTCGTCGGTGACGTGCGCCGACTCCCAGTCGTCCAGGTCGGCCAGGGGACTCTGCTGCTGCGCGTCTGCGATCGACTTGGACATGTTGGGACGACTCCTGCAAAACCGGAGGTTCAGCGACGGACGGGCGATCGGATATGAGGGTTTCGCACGACCCTGATCGACCCATTGTAGAATCGACCCGAGGATCGCGTCACCTTGAAACGGCTCTCACTTCGCGGCAGCAGCCGCGGCCGGCTTCGCGGGGGAGAGCAAACCCTGGTCGGATAGCCATTCGTCGAGGCGAACGGGCCAGTTCTTGATCGAGGCCAGCTTGGAGCGGCGGCCGAGATTGAAGCCGTGGCCGCCGTGAGCGAAGACGTGGGCCTCCACCGACGCGCCGGCGTCGCGATACGCCTGAAACAACTTGGCGATCACCTTGGCTGCTCCTTTGTCGTCGTCGGCGACGATCAGGAAGGCCGGCGGCGCGTCCTTGGGGACGGTCTCCGGACAGCCGAGCGGTCCGGGATAGACCTGGACCAGAAAGTCGGGCCGGGCGCTCAGGCGATCGATCGGGTCCTTGGCATCGGAGTCGCCGCCGTTAGGACCGAAGGCGACCATCGACGCAACCTCGCCGCCGGCCGAAAAACCCATGATCCCCACCCGCGCCGGATCGATGCCCCATTCCGAGGCCTGACTGCGGACGAGTCGTATCGCGCGAAGGCCGTCTTCGCGCGCGTGCTCCTCGATCTTGTACGGCGAGCCCTCTTCACGCCCGAGTCGATACTTCAGCACGAACGCCGCCACTCCGGCCTCGTTGAGCCGTTTTGCTGCGTCAATCCCCTCGGCGTTGTAGACGAGCAGCCGGTGGCCGCCGCCGGGGCAGATCACCACGGCCGCGCCGGTGGCCTTCTCCTTCGGCGGCAGGAAGACGGTGAGCGAGGGGTTGTGG
Coding sequences within:
- a CDS encoding translocated intimin receptor Tir, which gives rise to MKISNAKAVFSDVQFWIPVVVLAGGLALLSMLK
- a CDS encoding EamA family transporter; this encodes MTIQSPEVEVRAPRSLHGVGVTSGLAAGAWLGAAEAPTKLVAAGLTPFIVSLGMVAGVFVARWTVPVMLRGTHSLASDLKARPHLIVWAILAGMLWAVANTLTVFAIRDVGLSIAFPLWNTNSLIGLFWGWLLFNELRGSETKDWAKVLGGAGAIVIGACLLAYATQHSSATIAEGARTRGILAALGAGVLWGTMYIPYRKAYISGMNPLSFVTVFTVGELGTTLPLALIYQGGVGGLQTELSRAMPSLFWLFLGGFCWVLGDLFQQYAAKYIGIGRGIPLSNTNQLWGLAWGALVFGELAALSTEARMLVVGGSLVMIAGAVAIGLAEAPASEQASWRLAMERECRRYGLDPVEVAAAVGGEEATETASGRRPWWEFLIVAGALAIFVWLGLNASSPAIAMDYHWMAVLSAFSLVFLAVGGMVLWRRTRFS
- a CDS encoding alpha/beta hydrolase; this translates as MSMILAVLLTIRVLAAQTKEPEVVPLWPAGAPGFEARRGEPEQAKDYWVKSIHNPSLTVFLPPKEKATGAAVVICPGGGHRLLVYNAEGIDAAKRLNEAGVAAFVLKYRLGREEGSPYKIEEHAREDGLRAIRLVRSQASEWGIDPARVGIMGFSAGGEVASMVAFGPNGGDSDAKDPIDRLSARPDFLVQVYPGPLGCPETVPKDAPPAFLIVADDDKGAAKVIAKLFQAYRDAGASVEAHVFAHGGHGFNLGRRSKLASIKNWPVRLDEWLSDQGLLSPAKPAAAAAAK
- a CDS encoding inositol oxygenase family protein, encoding MSKSIADAQQQSPLADLDDWESAHVTDEADAPLTREGKKESEFRDYRKNVRAGVREFYKLQHTNQTLDFVLAKKREYLPRQRKVMGVWEAMEFLNTLVDDSDPDTDLSQIEHLMQTAEAIRADGHPRWFILTGLVHDLGKILCLFGEPQWAVVGDTFPVGCAYSEEIVFPEFFADNPDSKVAEYQTPCGIYREGCGLDEVHLSWGHDEYLYNVVKDYLPEEGLAMIRYHSFYAWHRAGAYTHLTNEKDRRLLEWVRKFNPYDLYSKGHTKPDVKALTPYYQELIAEYFPAQLAW